The following are encoded together in the Phocoena sinus isolate mPhoSin1 chromosome 11, mPhoSin1.pri, whole genome shotgun sequence genome:
- the SHISA5 gene encoding protein shisa-5 isoform X2 — protein MVQSWYSLCIHESTGWRFGTTVAVGLTIFVLSVVTIIICFTCSCCYLYKMCRRPRPVVTTTTATTVVHTPYSQAPSVPPSYPGPTYQGYHPMPPQPGMPAAPYPTQYPPPYLAQPMGPPAYHETVAGGAAMPYPASQPPYNPAYMDPPKAAP, from the exons ATGGTCCAGAGCTGGTACAGTCTATGCATCCATGAATCCACAGGCTGGAG GTTTGGAACGACTGTGGCCGTCGGACTGACCATCTTTGTGCTCTCTgttgtcaccatcatcatctgCTTCACCTGCTCCTGCTGCTATTTGTACAAGATGTGCCGCCGACCGCGTC CGGTCGTGACTACCACCACGGCCACCACAGTAGTGCACACCCCTTACTCGCAAGCTCCAAGTGTGCCGCCCAGCTACCCCGGACCAACGTACCAGGGCTACCACCCCATGCCCCCCCAGCCAGGGATGCCAGCAGCGCCGTACCCCACGCAGTACCCACCACCCTACCTGGCCCAGCCCATGGGCCCCCCCGCCTACCATGAGACAGTGGCTG GAGGTGCAGCCATGCCCTACCCTGCAAGCCAGCCTCCTTACAATCCAGCCTACATGGACCCCCCGAAGGCGGCCCCCTGA
- the SHISA5 gene encoding protein shisa-5 isoform X3: MGFGTTVAVGLTIFVLSVVTIIICFTCSCCYLYKMCRRPRPVVTTTTATTVVHTPYSQAPSVPPSYPGPTYQGYHPMPPQPGMPAAPYPTQYPPPYLAQPMGPPAYHETVAGGAAMPYPASQPPYNPAYMDPPKAAP, from the exons ATGGG GTTTGGAACGACTGTGGCCGTCGGACTGACCATCTTTGTGCTCTCTgttgtcaccatcatcatctgCTTCACCTGCTCCTGCTGCTATTTGTACAAGATGTGCCGCCGACCGCGTC CGGTCGTGACTACCACCACGGCCACCACAGTAGTGCACACCCCTTACTCGCAAGCTCCAAGTGTGCCGCCCAGCTACCCCGGACCAACGTACCAGGGCTACCACCCCATGCCCCCCCAGCCAGGGATGCCAGCAGCGCCGTACCCCACGCAGTACCCACCACCCTACCTGGCCCAGCCCATGGGCCCCCCCGCCTACCATGAGACAGTGGCTG GAGGTGCAGCCATGCCCTACCCTGCAAGCCAGCCTCCTTACAATCCAGCCTACATGGACCCCCCGAAGGCGGCCCCCTGA
- the TREX1 gene encoding three-prime repair exonuclease 1: MGSQALPPGPVQTLIFLDLEATGLPFSQPKVTELCLLAIHRWALERLPTHQGPPSTVPPPPRVLDKLSLCVAPGKACSPAASEITGLSTPVLAAHGRQRFDANLANMLRAFLQRQPQPWCLVAHNGDRYDFPLLQAELAVLGLASALEGAFCVDSIAALKALEQADSPSEHGPRKSYSLGSIYMRLYGQAPPDSHTAEGDVLALLSICQWRPQALLRWVDAHARPFNTVKPMYVVTASTGTSPRPSAATATVPLARARGTSPNRGGNRNPKPLSPVKSPGAPPREGLLAPLGLLAFLTLAVATLYRLSLAIPGQ, from the coding sequence ATGGGCTCGCAGGCCTTGCCCCCGGGTCCTGTGCAGACCCTCATCTTCTTGGACCTGGAGGCCACTGGCCTGCCCTTCTcccagcccaaggtcacagagctctgCCTGCTGGCCATCCACAGATGGGCCCTGGAGAGACTTCCTACCCATCAGGGGCCTCCTTCAACAGTGCCCCCACCACCCCGGGTGCTGGACAAGCTCTCCCTGTGCGTGGCTCCGGGGAAGGCCTGTAGCCCTGCAGCCAGTGAGATCACAGGCCTGAGCACACCTGTGCTGGCTGCACATGGGCGTCAACGCTTCGATGCCAACCTGGCCAACATGCTCCGAGCCTTCCTGCAGCGCCAACCACAGCCCTGGTGCCTTGTGGCACACAACGGTGACCGCTACGACTTCCCCCTGCTCCAGGCAGAGCTGGCTGTGCTGGGCCTTGCCAGTGCTCTGGAGGGCGCCTTCTGTGTGGATAGCATTGCTGCCCTGAAGGCCCTGGAGCAAGCTGACAGCCCCTCAGAGCACGGCCCAAGGAAGAGCTACAGCCTGGGCAGCATCTACATGCGCCTGTACGGGCAGGCCCCACCAGACTCACACACAGCCGAGGGTGACGTCCTAGCCCTGCTCAGCATCTGTCAGTGGAGGCCACAGGCCCTGCTGCGGTGGGTAGATGCTCATGCCAGGCCCTTCAACACCGTCAAGCCGATGTACGTGGTCACAGCCTCGACTGGAACCAGCCCAAGGCCATCTGCTGCTACGGCCACGGTACCCCTGGCCAGAGCCAGGGGCACCAGCCCCAACCGTGGTGGAAACAGGAACCCTAAGCCCCTTTCCCCAGTGAAGAGCCCTGGAGCCCCACCCAGGGAGGGATTGCTGGCCCCACTGGGCCTGCTGGCCTTCCTGACCTTGGCAGTAGCCACGCTGTATAGGCTGTCCTTGGCCATACCTGGGCAGTAG